A region from the Leguminivora glycinivorella isolate SPB_JAAS2020 chromosome 3, LegGlyc_1.1, whole genome shotgun sequence genome encodes:
- the LOC125224870 gene encoding LOW QUALITY PROTEIN: muscarinic acetylcholine receptor M5 (The sequence of the model RefSeq protein was modified relative to this genomic sequence to represent the inferred CDS: inserted 1 base in 1 codon) encodes MNSTESLDVNRSTPIYTIGTSFITQWKLLKLKQRTCLPTDSPSECQNIYLFNGSNYSDVYYYNNSTDSNGLEPILPPFPLWLAAIFATCLLLVILLTVSGNVLVLMAFLVDRTIRQPSNYFIASLAATDLLIGTISMPFYTDYVLKGYWHLGPLLCDLWLSVDYTVCLVSQYTVLLITVDRFCSVKIAARYRAWRTKNRVIWMVTVTWIIPALLFFTTIFGWEHFIGYRDLQEGIFKTAYDMQKKSEAKQRKMQSMVALSAGVMSGMAGRAAGMAALSKATISSEDQMKASESVRKDSTSKGSLAAPLLTLGGSTDSNSSQKSSAHKSSATVTATSTTAESDGDKKEDQVEAERSSSPAFDSDDESTTQTNVKKRPSVANLVMQTGALQLLNNMRMNGGMLIKPDMKQTSVTKQELDKPKSSLSQISEKSLLDTDNPDTSQTGPAVQAPTVPPSNTSVTSPTSSGIATPSEQREVSTTIAQRIIPPPTEFRCSPPVSESPPSYSESSRTRTVRVVKDGNTYDVLVGMDGADLRYMDESSVIVPTPTNESPPSSVTFPTATEPSSPPTLNNATNVTNTSLLQAALIRATAEAKAPAPKSSFSPPPPIKVNTEVSLTTGERPKPVITLVSTSSSNNEQQSPKRPEIISPLKLNPCIMPAVENSEASSPAVTGSGRGDSKKXFVKNIGKKLKVKRSKRDGLFPSIGRQKSKSENRARKAFRTISFILGAFVVCWTPYHILALVEGFCTDPPCTNKHLYMFTYFLCYANSPINPFCYALANQQFKKTFTRLLRGDFHIT; translated from the exons GAAACTGCTAAAACTGAAGCAACGTACATGCCTCCCGACCGACAGTCCCAGCGAGTGCCAGAACATCTACCTTTTCAACGGGTCAAACTACTCCGACGTATACTACTATAACAACTCCACGGATAGCAACGGACTG GAACCAATACTCCCACCATTCCCGCTGTGGCTGGCCGCGATCTTCGCCACGTGCCTTCTGCTGGTCATCCTTCTGACAGTCAGCGGCAATGTTCTTGTGCTCATGGCGTTCCTCGTCGATCGGACTATACGGCAGCCAAGCAACTACTTTATTGCTTCACTTGCGGCCACAGACCTACTTATAG GTACAATATCCATGCCATTTTACACAGATTACGTTTTGAAAGGCTACTGGCATCTCGGCCCTCTCTTGTGCGATCTCTGGCTCTCCGTCGACTACACCGTTTGTCTAGTATCACAATACACCGTGCTCCTTATTACTGTGGATAGATTCTGCAGCGTTAAAATAGCAGCTCGATATAGAGCATGGCGGACTAAGAACCGAGTTATTTGGATGGTGACTGTCACCTGGATCATACCAGCCTTACTGTTCTTTACAACAATTTTTGGATGGGAACACTTCATCGGCTACAGGGATTTGCAAGA GGGAATATTTAAGACTGCTTATGATATGCAAAAGAAAAGTGAGGCGAAACAAAGAAAGATGCAATCCATGGTGGCTTTGAGTGCGGGTGTCATGTCTGGAATGGCTGGACGGGCTGCAGGTATGGCAGCACTTTCTAAAGCCACAATTTCTAGTGAGGATCAAATGAAGGCATCCGAATCTGTAAGAAAAGATTCAACATCTAAGGGCTCATTAGCAGCACCTTTGCTAACGCTTGGAGGGTCAACTGATTCTAATTCTAGCCAAAAATCATCAGCTCATAAAAGCAGCGCCACTGTTACTGCCACATCAACAACTGCTGAATCAGATGGAGATAAGAAAGAAGATCAAGTTGAAGCGGAAAGATCTAGTAGTCCCGCTTTTGACTCTGACGATGAAAGCACTACTCAAACCAATGTCAAAAAGCGGCCGTCGGTAGCTAACCTCGTGATGCAAACTGGAGCGCTTCAACTGCTCAATAATATGCGCATGAATGGAGGTATGTTAATCAAACCAGATATGAAACAAACCTCTGTAACAAAACAGGAACTTGATAAACCTAAGTCTTCTCTGTCACAAATATCCGAAAAAAGTTTACTCGACACTGATAACCCTGACACGTCTCAGACAGGACCAGCTGTGCAAGCGCCAACAGTGCCTCCGTCAAATACCAGTGTCACCTCTCCGACTTCTTCAGGTATAGCTACGCCATCTGAACAACGAGAAGTATCGACTACTATTGCTCAAAGAATTATACCTCCACCTACTGAGTTCAGGTGTAGCCCTCCCGTATCCGAAAGCCCTCCGTCTTATTCCGAATCCTCTCGAACAAGAACTGTTAGAGTAGTAAAAGATGGCAATACTTATGACGTATTGGTTGGAATGGATGGTGCTGATTTGAGGTATATGGACGAAAGTTCAGTCATCGTTCCTACACCGACTAACGAAAGTCCTCCCTCTTCTGTGACGTTTCCAACCGCAACTGAGCCTTCATCTCCGCCAACTTTGAATAATGCAACCAATGTCACTAATACTTCCCTTTTACAAGCGGCTCTTATTAGAGCTACAGCGGAGGCCAAAGCACCAGCGCCTAAATCGAGCTTCTCACCGCCACCACCAATAAAAGTTAACACAGAAGTTAGTTTGACGACGGGGGAGCGACCCAAACCGGTGATAACTTTAGTGTCAACGTCTTCCAGTAATAACGAGCAGCAGTCACCGAAGCGGCCTGAAATTATCTCGCCATTGAAACTAAACCCTTGCATTATGCCAGCTGTCGAAAACAGCGAAGCGTCTAGCCCCGCCGTTACTGGGTCAGGCCGTGGTGACTCGAAGA AGTTTGTTAAAAACATTGGAAAGAAACTAAAAGTTAAACGTTCGAAGCGCGACGGCCTGTTTCCAAGCATCGGGCGGCAGAAGTCCAAGTCGGAAAATAGGGCGAGGAAGGCGTTTAGGACTATTTCGTTTATTCTCGGCGCGTTCGTGGTATGTTGGACGCCTTATCACATTTTAGCTTTAGTGGAAGGTTTCTGCACGGATCCGCCCTGTACGAACAAGCATTTATACATGTTCACGTACTTTTTATGCTACGCTAATAGTCCTATTAACCCTTTCTGCTACGCCTTGGCTAACCAGCAATTCAAAAAGACCTTCACGAGACTCCTCCGGGGCGACTTCCACATTACCTAG